A genomic window from Cryobacterium sp. SO2 includes:
- a CDS encoding HNH endonuclease signature motif containing protein, whose amino-acid sequence MDEDLAGGSTAAAGDTPAASSGADAPCDWNTSLAGPARVAPAGTPAGGGARRAPGDKRPQWRDPSELPGVQRVLAGAFGEKLTAIDGLARQFQDLMESIDVEGLSDPEVVALTQMVERTGRPVDAARVATATVVGYRSRRFLGTESLAWRLGCSHANDLLTRLTGASVPEMKRRVALGDKVCPRVLGDRVLEPVFPVVAAALRAGELGVDAAEIIVKGLADYTVHGRFDANQDDVHGCEAALVESATGSIFGRTPGPGDNPTDSDTVFTGPVARLGDSDGSVYSVDSLHAMALQWQAFLNPDGVAPNEAVLEAKSTFSFGRLANGLHPLRGAVTPELKGIMQGVFNTFQSARSAPAFPSAEEQQRIEAGELVPGEVIDERTGGEKRADMLRGILTQVAQDPRTPTMGGMPPTVMVHVSATDLLAGVGVGWIDGVEGPISMKTINQMIDNGGYRPIFFGGNGAVLALGDKVRCFTALQRKAITARDGGCVIPGCDCPPQWTEVHHVTSWQDGGPTDVSNGVLLCWYHHHTLSTGGWQIRMVLGMPEVTAPAWLDPSGTWRKPNQHRAHDPRTRRPPHTE is encoded by the coding sequence ATGGACGAAGACCTGGCAGGTGGTTCCACAGCAGCAGCGGGAGACACTCCCGCTGCGTCTTCCGGTGCAGATGCGCCGTGTGACTGGAACACGAGCCTTGCCGGCCCGGCCCGGGTTGCGCCGGCTGGCACGCCCGCTGGCGGCGGGGCCCGCCGCGCCCCGGGCGACAAGCGGCCGCAGTGGCGGGACCCGTCCGAGCTGCCTGGAGTGCAGAGGGTGCTGGCCGGGGCGTTCGGCGAGAAGTTGACGGCCATTGATGGGCTTGCTCGGCAGTTCCAAGACCTGATGGAGTCCATCGACGTGGAGGGTTTGAGCGACCCCGAGGTGGTGGCGCTTACTCAAATGGTGGAGCGCACCGGCCGGCCGGTGGACGCGGCCCGGGTGGCGACGGCGACCGTGGTGGGGTACCGGTCGCGGCGGTTCCTGGGCACCGAATCCCTGGCCTGGAGGTTGGGCTGCTCGCACGCGAACGACCTCCTCACCCGGTTGACGGGCGCCTCGGTGCCGGAGATGAAGCGGCGGGTAGCGCTGGGCGACAAGGTCTGCCCGCGGGTGCTCGGCGACAGGGTGCTGGAGCCCGTGTTCCCGGTAGTCGCCGCGGCACTGCGGGCGGGCGAGTTGGGTGTTGATGCGGCGGAGATCATTGTGAAGGGTCTGGCCGACTACACGGTGCATGGCCGGTTCGATGCCAACCAGGACGACGTGCACGGCTGTGAAGCGGCCCTGGTCGAAAGTGCAACCGGGTCGATCTTCGGCCGCACCCCCGGCCCCGGCGACAACCCCACCGACTCCGACACGGTGTTCACCGGACCGGTGGCACGACTGGGCGACTCGGACGGATCCGTCTACTCCGTCGATTCCCTGCACGCCATGGCCCTGCAGTGGCAAGCGTTCCTCAACCCCGACGGGGTCGCGCCGAACGAAGCAGTCTTGGAAGCGAAGTCGACGTTCTCCTTCGGCAGACTCGCCAACGGCCTCCACCCCCTGCGCGGCGCGGTGACGCCGGAGCTGAAAGGCATCATGCAGGGCGTGTTCAACACCTTCCAGTCCGCCCGCTCGGCCCCCGCATTCCCCTCCGCAGAGGAGCAGCAGCGCATCGAGGCCGGTGAACTCGTGCCCGGCGAGGTCATCGATGAGCGCACCGGCGGGGAGAAACGCGCCGACATGCTCCGTGGCATCCTCACCCAGGTCGCCCAAGACCCCCGCACCCCGACCATGGGCGGCATGCCGCCCACCGTGATGGTGCACGTGAGCGCCACGGATCTGCTCGCCGGCGTCGGGGTGGGGTGGATCGACGGGGTGGAGGGGCCGATCTCGATGAAGACGATCAACCAGATGATCGACAACGGCGGGTACCGGCCGATCTTCTTCGGCGGCAACGGCGCCGTCCTCGCCCTCGGCGACAAAGTACGCTGCTTCACAGCGCTGCAGCGCAAGGCCATCACGGCCCGCGATGGTGGCTGCGTCATCCCGGGCTGTGACTGCCCGCCGCAGTGGACCGAAGTCCACCATGTGACGTCCTGGCAGGACGGCGGGCCCACCGATGTCTCCAACGGGGTGCTGCTGTGTTGGTACCACCACCACACCCTCAGCACCGGTGGGTGGCAGATCCGGATGGTTTTGGGCATGCCCGAAGTCACGGCACCAGCCTGGCTCGACCCGAGCGGGACCTGGCGGAAACCCAACCAGCACCGGGCACATGACCCGCGGACGCGAAGACCACCACACACCGAATGA
- a CDS encoding EAL domain-containing protein, with amino-acid sequence MRRLTRTERILLWGVPTVLGTYLVVLAVRGNGYNPLLDGWLALACDWAAVALVWAACARVRPRRLDVVCAALALTALALGDTANRVLPTGVGPTWLPSPADLCYLAFYVCMMGALAVLARRSLRGQAWSVLLSSAVGGLGATSLLAVVLSPTIEAALNGPFSAAVLMRIAFPVFDLLLVATLAGIASAPVTVLGRHGLLLVAGLVMFAAADVMHALRLPEDAVPLGVALYAGWAVGFALITGWVLVTVRLRRRSPRAALGSTTATTAVAVPVVATAAGLGVLLLASQTHVSLLAVCLAGSTLALATIPLAFRQRILHSLSRTDELTGLPNRRALAMDVSARLRAPDARPSALLVLDIDRFKEVNDSLGHEAGDRLLSRIGERLAGVLRSGDLLARLGGDEFAVHLHHADAQRATAMANRLRAVTARPLVVDGLSLELGLSIGIALAPEHGSDLGGLLRNADIAMYAAKTTRMGQRIYSTGDEKNDAMRLRTLQELRVALAEDQLVLHYQPKVNLRTNSVHGVEALVRWNHPTRGLLHPGEFLDVAEQGGLMRTLTSTVLRLALDQAALWHARALPLTIAVNLSSRSLADFRLAGIVVDMLESRGLPGSALMLEVTEEFLLVDRDRARAILVRLRDAGVMIAVDDFGTGYSSLAYLRDLPIDELKLDQSFVIPMLDDDRASALVASSIHLGHSLGLRIVAEGVETAEVLEQLTRFDCDVAQGYFLSRPVPAAALEAWLVDRAAATGTAVPLAVAGIE; translated from the coding sequence ATGCGGCGCCTGACCCGCACCGAGCGCATCCTGCTGTGGGGTGTGCCGACGGTGCTGGGGACCTATCTCGTCGTGTTGGCCGTGCGCGGAAACGGGTACAACCCGCTGCTCGACGGGTGGCTGGCCCTGGCCTGCGATTGGGCGGCGGTGGCCCTGGTCTGGGCGGCCTGCGCCCGGGTGCGCCCCCGCCGGCTCGATGTTGTCTGTGCGGCGCTGGCTCTCACCGCCCTGGCCCTGGGCGACACCGCCAATCGTGTGCTGCCCACCGGCGTGGGCCCGACCTGGCTGCCGAGCCCGGCTGACCTCTGCTATCTCGCCTTCTACGTCTGCATGATGGGCGCCCTCGCGGTGCTCGCCCGCCGATCGCTGCGCGGACAGGCGTGGTCGGTGCTGCTCAGCAGCGCCGTGGGCGGCCTGGGCGCGACGTCGCTGCTCGCCGTCGTTCTCAGTCCCACCATCGAGGCAGCCCTGAACGGACCGTTCTCCGCCGCGGTGCTGATGAGGATCGCGTTCCCGGTGTTCGACCTGCTGCTCGTGGCGACGCTGGCGGGCATCGCCTCTGCGCCGGTGACGGTGCTCGGCCGTCACGGCCTGCTCCTCGTGGCCGGACTTGTGATGTTCGCCGCAGCGGATGTGATGCACGCCCTGCGGTTGCCGGAGGATGCCGTTCCGCTGGGGGTGGCGCTGTACGCCGGCTGGGCCGTTGGCTTCGCGCTGATCACCGGCTGGGTGCTGGTCACCGTGCGTCTGCGCCGGCGGTCACCGCGGGCCGCGTTGGGCTCGACGACCGCCACGACCGCCGTGGCCGTACCCGTCGTCGCCACCGCCGCGGGACTCGGCGTGCTGCTGCTGGCCAGCCAGACACACGTGTCGCTGCTCGCGGTGTGCCTGGCCGGATCCACCCTGGCCCTCGCCACGATTCCGCTGGCGTTCCGGCAGCGCATCCTGCACTCCCTCTCCCGCACCGACGAGCTCACCGGGCTGCCCAACCGCCGCGCCCTGGCGATGGATGTCTCGGCCCGCCTGCGCGCGCCGGACGCCAGGCCCAGCGCCCTCCTGGTGCTCGACATCGACAGGTTCAAGGAGGTGAACGACAGTCTCGGCCACGAGGCCGGTGACCGGCTGCTGAGCCGGATCGGCGAGCGGCTCGCCGGCGTGCTGCGCTCCGGGGACCTCCTCGCCCGCCTCGGCGGCGACGAGTTCGCCGTGCACCTGCACCACGCCGACGCCCAGCGGGCCACGGCCATGGCCAACCGGCTTCGCGCGGTGACGGCCAGGCCACTCGTAGTCGACGGGCTCAGCCTCGAGCTCGGCCTGAGCATCGGCATCGCGCTCGCCCCCGAACACGGCTCTGACCTCGGCGGCCTGCTGCGCAACGCCGACATCGCCATGTACGCGGCGAAGACCACCCGCATGGGCCAGCGCATCTATTCGACCGGGGACGAGAAGAACGACGCCATGCGGCTGCGCACCCTGCAGGAACTGCGGGTGGCCCTGGCCGAGGACCAGCTGGTGCTGCACTACCAGCCCAAGGTGAACCTGCGCACGAACTCCGTGCACGGCGTCGAGGCCCTGGTGCGCTGGAACCACCCCACCCGCGGGCTGCTGCACCCCGGCGAGTTCCTCGACGTCGCCGAGCAGGGCGGCCTCATGCGCACCCTCACCAGCACCGTGCTCAGACTGGCCCTTGACCAGGCGGCGCTCTGGCACGCGCGCGCCCTGCCGCTCACCATCGCGGTCAACCTGTCCTCGCGGTCGCTCGCGGATTTCCGGCTGGCCGGAATCGTCGTGGACATGCTCGAAAGCCGCGGCCTGCCGGGCTCTGCCCTGATGCTCGAGGTGACCGAGGAGTTCCTACTCGTCGACCGCGACCGGGCCCGCGCCATCCTGGTGCGACTGCGGGATGCCGGCGTGATGATCGCCGTGGACGACTTCGGCACCGGCTACAGCTCGCTCGCCTACCTGCGCGACCTGCCCATCGACGAGCTCAAACTCGACCAGTCCTTCGTGATCCCGATGCTCGACGACGACAGGGCATCCGCCCTGGTCGCCTCGTCTATCCACCTGGGCCACAGCCTGGGCCTGCGAATCGTGGCCGAGGGGGTCGAGACCGCAGAGGTGCTCGAGCAGCTCACCCGCTTCGACTGCGACGTGGCGCAGGGGTACTTCCTCTCCAGGCCAGTGCCCGCCGCCGCGCTCGAAGCGTGGCTCGTCGACCGCGCCGCGGCCACCGGCACGGCTGTGCCGCTGGCGGTGGCGGGAATAGAGTGA
- a CDS encoding HAD-IA family hydrolase, whose amino-acid sequence MTTPENSPGPNAETPTGVDIGAVLESVLQAVPEVVHEGDDHAVLGRVFQGVLFDMDGTLVDSTMAVNRSWRRWADEMNLGLRFAGVQHGRPGREMIADLVAPDQVESSFARVNELELADTSDITILPGAAELMNSLPEERRAIVTSCPSALCRIRLASAGFDAPATVVTVEDTAKGKPAPDPFLEAADRLGLDARQCVVIEDAPAGLAAGRAAGCATIGVVGTHSAAELDADLVVPSLDRLRIELHDHGVVFSITAEAS is encoded by the coding sequence ATGACGACCCCCGAGAACTCGCCTGGCCCCAACGCTGAGACGCCGACCGGGGTTGATATCGGCGCTGTTCTCGAGTCGGTGCTGCAGGCCGTACCGGAGGTGGTCCACGAGGGGGACGATCACGCGGTTCTGGGCCGGGTCTTTCAGGGCGTGCTCTTCGACATGGACGGCACCCTGGTGGACTCCACCATGGCCGTGAACCGATCCTGGCGGCGCTGGGCCGACGAGATGAACCTGGGTCTGCGCTTCGCCGGCGTGCAGCACGGCCGGCCTGGCCGCGAGATGATCGCCGACCTGGTCGCGCCGGATCAGGTGGAATCCTCGTTCGCCAGGGTCAACGAACTTGAACTCGCCGATACCTCCGACATCACGATCCTTCCGGGCGCTGCAGAGCTGATGAACAGCCTCCCCGAGGAGCGCCGGGCGATCGTCACCTCCTGCCCCAGCGCGCTCTGCCGCATCCGACTCGCATCCGCCGGGTTCGATGCCCCGGCCACCGTGGTCACCGTCGAAGACACCGCGAAGGGCAAGCCGGCCCCCGACCCGTTCCTCGAGGCCGCCGACCGCCTGGGCCTCGACGCCAGGCAGTGCGTCGTCATCGAAGACGCACCCGCCGGACTGGCCGCGGGCCGCGCGGCGGGCTGCGCCACCATCGGCGTCGTCGGCACACACTCCGCAGCCGAACTCGACGCCGACCTCGTGGTGCCCAGCCTCGACCGCCTACGTATCGAACTCCACGATCACGGCGTGGTGTTCTCGATTACCGCAGAAGCGAGCTGA
- a CDS encoding S9 family peptidase, translating to MNLPPVAAQKPTRRIHHNDVYVDNYEWLRDKDAPEVTAHLEAENAYTDARTGHLELLQEQIFEEIKDRTQETDLSVPVRRGQWWHYTRSVEGQEYGIHCRAPISGPDDWTPPVIEPATDAADSTAPGLPGEQVLLDDNAEAAGHEFYSLGSFDVSDDGTLLLYAVDIEGDERYTVRIRTIATGTDLADEIPNTSSGALFDPSGRYVFYTTVDDAWRPDTVWRHEVGSPTDADVTVFTEPDERFWVGVGRSRSNRYLMIEAGSSVTSETFLLNADDPTGEFTVVWPRQDNVEYDVEHAVIDGEDRLLIVHNHNAVNFELVSVAAGDPQGDRRVVLAHNERIRLESVDAFRDFVVVEYRKDGLTRVAYATKRGGGLTEISFDEELFSVGTGGNPEWTQPTIRLGYTSFVTPSTVYDYVVATKELRLLKQQPVLGHYDPTLFEQRREWAVAGDGTKVPISIVYRKDLVEPGTPAPTLLYGYGSYEISIDPSFSISRLSLLDRGMVFAVAHVRGGGELGRLWYENGKTHQKRNSFTDFIACAEHLIDCGYTSADRLVAEGRSAGGLLMGAVANLAPALFAGILAGVPFVDPLTSILDPSLPLTVIEWDEWGDPLHDAEVYAYMKSYSPLENVHQTHYPRILAVTSLNDTRVLYVEPAKWVARLREVGADALLKTEMSAGHGGVSGRYAGWRERAFDYAWLIDAAGAHPTGEGELAAAAGAQTGSGDPVN from the coding sequence ATGAACCTTCCTCCCGTCGCCGCCCAGAAGCCCACGCGGCGCATCCACCACAACGATGTCTACGTCGACAACTACGAGTGGCTGCGCGACAAGGACGCCCCGGAGGTGACGGCGCACCTCGAGGCCGAGAACGCGTACACGGATGCCCGCACGGGCCACCTCGAGCTGCTGCAGGAGCAGATCTTCGAGGAGATCAAGGACCGCACCCAGGAGACCGACCTCAGCGTGCCCGTGCGCCGCGGGCAGTGGTGGCACTACACCCGCTCGGTCGAGGGCCAGGAGTACGGCATCCACTGCCGCGCGCCGATCTCGGGCCCGGACGACTGGACTCCCCCGGTGATCGAACCGGCGACCGATGCCGCCGACAGCACCGCGCCGGGCCTGCCCGGCGAGCAGGTGCTGCTCGACGACAACGCCGAGGCCGCCGGTCACGAGTTCTACTCGCTCGGCTCGTTCGACGTGAGCGACGACGGCACCCTGCTGCTCTACGCGGTCGACATCGAGGGCGACGAGCGCTACACGGTACGCATCCGCACCATCGCCACCGGCACGGACCTCGCCGACGAGATCCCCAACACCAGCTCCGGCGCGCTCTTCGACCCGAGCGGCCGCTACGTCTTCTACACGACTGTCGACGACGCCTGGCGCCCGGACACCGTCTGGCGCCACGAGGTCGGCAGCCCCACCGACGCCGACGTCACGGTGTTCACCGAACCCGACGAGCGCTTCTGGGTGGGCGTCGGCCGCTCGCGCAGCAACCGGTACCTCATGATCGAGGCCGGGTCCAGCGTCACCAGTGAGACCTTCCTGCTGAACGCCGACGACCCCACCGGTGAGTTCACGGTGGTGTGGCCGCGGCAGGACAACGTGGAGTACGACGTGGAACACGCCGTGATCGACGGCGAGGACCGACTCCTCATCGTGCACAATCACAACGCCGTGAACTTCGAGCTCGTCAGCGTCGCCGCCGGCGACCCGCAGGGCGACCGCCGGGTGGTGCTGGCGCACAACGAGCGCATCCGCCTGGAGAGCGTCGATGCCTTCCGCGACTTCGTGGTGGTGGAGTACCGCAAGGACGGCCTCACCCGGGTGGCCTACGCCACCAAGCGCGGCGGCGGCCTCACCGAGATCAGCTTCGACGAGGAGCTCTTCTCCGTCGGCACCGGCGGCAACCCGGAGTGGACCCAGCCCACCATCCGCCTGGGCTACACGAGCTTCGTGACGCCGTCGACGGTCTACGACTACGTGGTGGCCACCAAGGAACTGCGCCTGCTCAAGCAGCAGCCGGTACTCGGCCACTACGATCCGACCCTGTTCGAGCAGCGCCGCGAGTGGGCCGTCGCCGGCGACGGCACCAAGGTGCCCATCTCCATCGTCTACCGCAAGGACCTCGTCGAGCCCGGCACCCCGGCTCCGACGCTGCTCTACGGCTACGGCTCCTACGAGATCAGCATCGACCCGTCGTTCAGCATCTCCAGGCTCAGCCTGCTCGACCGGGGCATGGTCTTCGCGGTCGCGCACGTACGCGGCGGCGGCGAGCTCGGCCGGCTCTGGTACGAGAACGGCAAGACCCACCAGAAGCGCAATTCATTCACCGACTTCATCGCCTGCGCCGAGCACCTCATCGACTGCGGCTACACCTCGGCCGACCGGCTCGTGGCCGAGGGCCGCAGTGCCGGCGGCCTGCTGATGGGCGCCGTCGCCAACCTGGCCCCCGCCCTGTTCGCCGGCATCCTCGCCGGCGTGCCGTTCGTGGACCCGCTCACCTCGATCCTCGACCCGAGCCTGCCGCTCACAGTGATCGAGTGGGACGAGTGGGGCGACCCGCTGCACGACGCCGAGGTGTACGCCTACATGAAGTCGTATTCGCCGCTGGAAAACGTGCACCAGACGCACTACCCGCGCATCCTCGCCGTCACCAGCCTCAACGACACCCGTGTGCTCTACGTCGAGCCGGCCAAGTGGGTCGCGAGGCTGCGTGAGGTGGGGGCGGATGCCCTGCTCAAGACCGAGATGTCGGCCGGCCACGGCGGCGTCTCCGGCCGCTACGCCGGCTGGCGCGAGCGCGCGTTCGACTACGCCTGGCTGATCGACGCCGCCGGTGCGCACCCCACCGGCGAGGGCGAACTCGCCGCGGCGGCGGGGGCCCAAACTGGGTCAGGTGACCCAGTAAACTGA
- a CDS encoding CYTH and CHAD domain-containing protein yields the protein MTGRAQTEIERKYDVEALSRIPQFEGIDAIAQVSAPDSFTLTAVYYDTADHDLARRRIVLRRREGGGDAGWHLKMPADEGRTEVHWPLDVGGADGSEPGAIPTDVLEPVRAIVRDRPLTPLARVTTVRTTVHLHGPDGSALAEIADDDVSASDVRGGTYRKWREWEAELLDGAPDTRKKRTRLLDSIEQALLAAGAHPSSSIAKIARAVGVDSLAELDGAPVLPGLLPAPPLQDPNSVAVIVVGALRQLTEKLVDDDPHARADAPDAIHRMRTTVRRLRSVLAVYGRLFEKSAVAELRFELKQLGIELGRARDAEVRGSRLAAELDGITAHPTGDAEIRLVGGARRVYAEGLANVRAYLLSTRYYRLLDALEACAEWPPMTSKAERPAPKEIARDLTKAVAILARTTSRVTGSDAPEAALHEVRKAARRLRYAAQAVALADPVAPVEPAITLTRGTKATRKAAAKAAAKAAARHAAAAERFAKLRRRYTEIAGVAKPVVKRLGDRHDRLLYIEELEQAAQAAHEDGENTLVYGLLVARAEHLGDTVAVVLAETEGSVKQLERLVRKL from the coding sequence ATGACTGGGCGCGCACAGACCGAGATCGAACGCAAATACGACGTCGAGGCGCTCAGCCGGATCCCCCAGTTCGAGGGGATCGACGCCATCGCGCAGGTCAGCGCACCGGACTCGTTCACCCTCACCGCTGTGTACTACGACACCGCCGACCACGACCTTGCCCGCCGTCGCATCGTGCTGCGTCGCCGCGAGGGCGGCGGCGACGCCGGCTGGCACCTGAAGATGCCCGCCGACGAGGGCCGCACCGAGGTGCACTGGCCCCTCGACGTCGGCGGCGCCGACGGCTCTGAACCCGGCGCCATCCCCACCGACGTGCTCGAACCCGTCCGCGCGATCGTGCGCGACCGCCCGCTCACCCCGCTGGCTCGGGTCACCACCGTGCGCACCACGGTGCACCTGCACGGCCCCGACGGCAGCGCTCTCGCTGAGATCGCCGACGACGACGTCTCGGCATCCGATGTGCGCGGCGGCACCTACCGCAAGTGGCGGGAATGGGAGGCCGAGCTGCTGGACGGCGCCCCCGACACCCGCAAGAAGCGCACCCGCCTGCTCGACAGCATCGAACAGGCGCTGCTCGCCGCCGGCGCGCACCCGTCGTCGAGTATCGCCAAGATCGCCAGGGCGGTGGGCGTCGACTCGCTCGCCGAGCTCGATGGGGCCCCGGTACTGCCCGGCCTGCTGCCGGCGCCGCCCCTGCAAGACCCGAACTCCGTGGCTGTGATCGTCGTGGGCGCCCTACGCCAGCTCACCGAAAAACTCGTCGACGACGACCCGCACGCCAGGGCCGATGCGCCAGACGCGATCCACCGGATGCGCACGACAGTGCGCCGCCTGCGCAGCGTGCTCGCGGTCTATGGTCGGCTGTTCGAGAAGTCGGCCGTGGCGGAGCTGCGTTTCGAACTCAAGCAACTCGGCATCGAATTAGGCCGTGCGCGCGACGCCGAGGTGCGCGGCAGCCGGCTGGCCGCCGAGCTCGACGGGATCACAGCGCACCCCACCGGTGACGCCGAGATCCGGCTCGTCGGGGGAGCACGCCGGGTGTACGCGGAGGGCCTCGCCAACGTGCGCGCCTACCTGCTCAGCACCCGCTACTACCGGCTGCTCGACGCGCTCGAGGCCTGTGCGGAGTGGCCGCCGATGACGAGTAAGGCCGAGCGGCCCGCGCCGAAGGAGATCGCCAGGGACCTCACCAAGGCCGTCGCCATCCTGGCCCGCACCACCTCCCGTGTGACCGGCTCGGATGCGCCGGAGGCGGCGCTGCACGAGGTGCGCAAGGCGGCCCGCCGGCTGCGTTACGCAGCCCAGGCCGTGGCCCTGGCCGACCCGGTGGCGCCGGTCGAGCCCGCGATCACGCTGACACGGGGCACGAAGGCCACTCGTAAGGCAGCGGCGAAGGCGGCGGCCAAGGCCGCGGCCAGGCACGCCGCGGCCGCGGAACGATTCGCCAAGCTGCGCCGGCGCTACACGGAAATCGCCGGCGTGGCCAAGCCGGTGGTGAAGCGGCTCGGCGACAGGCACGACAGGCTGCTTTACATCGAGGAACTCGAGCAGGCCGCCCAGGCCGCCCACGAAGACGGCGAGAACACGCTCGTCTACGGTTTGCTCGTGGCTCGGGCGGAACACCTGGGCGACACCGTGGCCGTGGTCCTGGCCGAGACCGAGGGTTCGGTGAAGCAGCTCGAGCGGCTGGTGCGCAAGCTCTAA
- a CDS encoding DUF2510 domain-containing protein, producing MSASSPELGEPRWYADPAGGAGLRWWDGTQWTTAVMGPAELGPPVQQPLPPETPVFTVSLWIIVFLPLLATAAVMVMPGAPLSSVFDMQASRQLSTFDSAELIRNLLSLAIYGTTVALAFADRRALLRAGYQRPFHWAWAFLSTGVYVVGRSVIVQRRIGRGLTPIWVWVGVTMLGLVVSVSSLLR from the coding sequence ATGAGCGCTTCGTCACCAGAACTCGGTGAACCGCGGTGGTACGCCGATCCGGCAGGCGGCGCCGGCCTGCGCTGGTGGGACGGCACGCAGTGGACGACCGCGGTGATGGGGCCGGCCGAACTCGGCCCGCCCGTGCAGCAGCCGTTGCCGCCGGAGACACCCGTCTTCACCGTGAGCCTCTGGATCATCGTGTTCCTGCCGTTGCTGGCGACGGCGGCGGTCATGGTGATGCCCGGCGCTCCCCTGTCCTCTGTCTTCGACATGCAGGCGAGCCGGCAATTGTCGACTTTCGATTCGGCCGAGTTGATTCGGAACCTGTTGAGCCTGGCGATCTACGGCACCACGGTCGCCCTGGCCTTCGCCGACCGTCGGGCCCTGCTGCGGGCCGGGTACCAGCGCCCATTCCACTGGGCGTGGGCCTTCCTGTCGACGGGCGTTTACGTGGTCGGCCGTTCGGTGATCGTGCAGCGCCGGATCGGTCGTGGGCTCACGCCGATCTGGGTGTGGGTGGGCGTCACGATGCTGGGCCTGGTGGTGTCGGTCAGCTCGCTTCTGCGGTAA
- a CDS encoding GyrI-like domain-containing protein encodes MQMDRIELEPRTLLGVHEVVKMADLTDYFGRAFEASAAALARQGLAPAGPPLALYHGMPTDTVDVTAGFPVAATAQATEGVAVTTLPDGPAVATVYVGPYNGMTRTYDEIAAWLQAEKLTPRPDMWEEYLSGPDTDPNPATWQTRIVFPLA; translated from the coding sequence ATGCAGATGGATCGCATCGAGCTTGAACCGCGCACCCTGCTGGGCGTGCACGAGGTCGTGAAGATGGCCGACCTCACCGACTACTTCGGGCGGGCCTTCGAGGCCTCGGCCGCCGCGCTCGCGCGCCAGGGCCTGGCACCGGCCGGGCCGCCCCTCGCGCTGTACCACGGCATGCCCACAGACACCGTCGACGTCACGGCCGGTTTTCCGGTGGCGGCAACGGCCCAAGCCACCGAGGGCGTCGCCGTGACCACGCTGCCCGACGGCCCCGCCGTGGCGACGGTCTATGTGGGCCCGTACAACGGCATGACCCGCACCTACGACGAGATCGCCGCCTGGCTGCAGGCCGAGAAGCTCACCCCGCGCCCGGACATGTGGGAGGAATACCTCAGCGGTCCTGACACCGACCCCAACCCGGCCACCTGGCAGACCCGGATCGTCTTCCCCCTCGCCTGA